The Anaerolineae bacterium genomic interval ATGGTTGGCCGAACGAGTGAACACATAGACCTCACAACCCCAGTGGCGCAGCACCTGAATGGCGATGTGGGCGCTGGCCCCAAAGCCGAACAACCCCACTCGTTCTCCGGGCTGCACTTCGGCCTGGCGGATGGTGCGGTAACCGATGATGCCTGCGCAAAGCAACGGAGCCGCGTGCAGGTCGTCCATCGAGTCGGGCAGGGGCAGCACGTACCTCGCCTCGGCCAGCATGTACTCGGCATAGCCCCCGTCCACATGAAACCCGGTGAAGCGGGCGTTGGGGCACAGGTTCTCCTGGCCGCGTTGACAATACTCGCATTCCCCGCAGGCGTCGTAGAACCAGGGCACCCCGACCCGGTCGCCCAGCTGCACCTGGGTTACGCCCTCGCCCAGGGCATCCACCACCCCCACCACCTGATGGCCGATGGTGATGGGCAAGTGGGGCGGATGAATGTCGCCCTCCACGGTGTGCAAATCGGTGTGGCACACACCGCAAGCCAGAATGCGCAGCCGCACCTGACCGGGTCCGGGCTCCGGCCTGGACACCTCTTCCAGGCGCAGCGGATGGCTTTCTATCGGCGCATGGGCATACAGTCGATAAGCACGCATGGCAAGCCTCCTTCACCAACCAAGGTGAAACCAAACGGCCCCTGGAGGGGCCGTGAGGGTGCTTACGCCGTGGGGTACTCCTCCCCGCGGATGAACGCCTCGGTCATCTCCCGGGCCACATCGTCGCGGAACTGCTTGGGCGGCGTCTTCATGAAATACGCCGAAGGCCCGATGATCGGCCCGGCCAACCCGCGGTCCTTGGCGATCTTGGCGCAGCGAATGGCGTCGATCATCACCCCGGCCGAGTTGGGCGAATCCCACACCTCCAGTTTGACCTCCACATTCAGCGGCACCTCGCCAAAGGTGGTGCCTTCCAGCCGGATGTACGCCCACTTGCGGTCCGTCAGCCAGGGCACATAGTCGCTGGGGCCCACATGGATGTTGTCTTTGGGGGTCTCGTAAGGAAGGGTACTGGTCACCGCCCCCGTCTTGGAGATCTTCTTGGACTCCAGACGCTCCCGCTCCAACATGTTGAGAAAGTCAGTGTTGCCGCCGAAGTTGAGCTGGTAGGTACGATCCAGACGCACACCACGATCCACAAAGAGGGTGGTCAAAGCCCGGTGGAGGATGGTCGCCCCCACCTGGGACTTGATGTCATCGCCGATCACCGGGAGCCCGGCTTCCTTGAAGCGTTTGGCCCAGTATTCGGAACTGGCGATGAACACCGGGATCCCGTTGACAAAGGCCGCACCCGCGTCCAGAATCTGTTCCACATACCACTTGGTAGCCATCTCAGACCCCACGGGCAGGAAGTTGATCACCACATCGGTCCCGGTATCCCGCAGGATTTTCACGATGTCATCGGTGGGGCCAGGCGCCTTGCGTACTACGCTTTGCAGGTATTTCCCCAGACCGTCGTGCGTCATCCCCCGGTACACCTTGACCCCCATGTGGGGCACCTCGGCAAATTTGTAGGTGTTGTTGGGATAAGCGAAGACGGCCTCGGAGAGATCCTTGCCCACCTTGGTGTCCACCACATCGAAAGCGGCGGTAAATTCGATATCCGAAATGTGGTAGCCACCCAGGTTGACATGCATCAAACCGGGCACAACTTCATCTTCGCGGGCGTTGCGGTAGAAATGCACGCCCTGAACCAGGGCCGAGGCGCAGTTGCCTACGCCAATGATGGCCACCCGCACCTTTTTGTCTCCCATGACTTCGTCCTCCTCACAAAAGATCATCGCTGATCGGCGATGTGCTATACTTTTACCATACCACTCCGACCGAGGCCAAGGGGTTTTTGCCCATGACCGAAGAAGCACGCTTACAGGAACATTTACGGCGTCTGGAGCGCTTGCTGGAAGTCAACCGCTCCATGAGCGCCATTCTGGATTTGAAAGACCTGCTCCACCACATCCTGGAGGTTGGCGCGGAACTGGTGGATGCGGAGAGCTGCTCTATTTTACTCTATGACGAAGAGAGCCAACAACTATATTTTGCCGCCGGGCCGCCATCTTTGCTTTCGCGAGCACAAAACATCCCCGTTCCTCTGGACAACAGCCTGGCGGGCTGGGTCTTCACCCACAATGAGCCGCTCATCACCCATGATGCCCCGCAGGACCCGCGCTACTTTCCGGGGATCGACCGCAACCTGCAACACCAGACCGTCTCTCTGGTCGCCGTGCCCTTACGCCTGCAGGACCGGGTGACAGGCGTGTTGGAGGCGATCAACAAACGCCACGGTTACTTCAACCAGCAAGACATCGAAACGCTGGAAATTCTCGCCGCCCAGGCCGCCATTGCCATCCACAATGCCCAGATGCTGCAAAAAGCGCAGACGGCTTACGAGGAACTCCAGCGTCTGGATAAGATGAAGTCCGACTTCATCGCCATCACCTCTCATGAACTGCGCACACCCTTGAGCCTGATCCTGGGCTTTGCCACTCATCTGCGGGAAATCCTGGACGGCGACGCCCAGCGTTACATTGAGATGATCATCCGCAACGCCTTACGCCTCAAGGAACTGGTGGAGGACCTTTCCCACCTGGAAAACTTCCAGCGACGCTCCTCCGTGGTGCAACGCCGGCCGTTCAATGTGGTGCTCACCCTGCGGGAACTCGTCCAGGAACTGAGCGCCCTGGCCGATACCCACGGCGTTACCCTGGAATTCAAGGCCCCAGACACCATCCCCTTGATCGAGGGCGACCGCAAGAAAATCGCCCTGGCCCTGCGTCAGGTGGTCAAAAACGCCATTCAGTTCAACCGTCCCGAAGGGAAGGTATGGATTCACCTGCATTCCATCCCCGGCTTTGTGAAAATCACCGTGGAGGACACCGGCATCGGGATCCCTGCCAAAGACCTTCCCCATATTTTCGAACGGTTCTACCAGGTGGAGAGCCATCTCACCCGCCGCCATGGAGGGATGGGACTGGGGCTTTCCATCGCCAAAACGATGATCGAGGCTCATGGTGGCCAAATCTGGGCCGAGAGCGAGGAGGGCAAAGGGAGCGTGTTTTCCATCGTATTGCCCGTGACTCAACGCCAGGTCAATGCGGGCCAGGTGTTGCTCCCGCCCGATCCCACGGCATAGAACACCCCGCTGCGTCTTGCCAAAGGGGGGAGGCTTTGTTATAATCAGC includes:
- a CDS encoding GAF domain-containing protein, encoding MTEEARLQEHLRRLERLLEVNRSMSAILDLKDLLHHILEVGAELVDAESCSILLYDEESQQLYFAAGPPSLLSRAQNIPVPLDNSLAGWVFTHNEPLITHDAPQDPRYFPGIDRNLQHQTVSLVAVPLRLQDRVTGVLEAINKRHGYFNQQDIETLEILAAQAAIAIHNAQMLQKAQTAYEELQRLDKMKSDFIAITSHELRTPLSLILGFATHLREILDGDAQRYIEMIIRNALRLKELVEDLSHLENFQRRSSVVQRRPFNVVLTLRELVQELSALADTHGVTLEFKAPDTIPLIEGDRKKIALALRQVVKNAIQFNRPEGKVWIHLHSIPGFVKITVEDTGIGIPAKDLPHIFERFYQVESHLTRRHGGMGLGLSIAKTMIEAHGGQIWAESEEGKGSVFSIVLPVTQRQVNAGQVLLPPDPTA
- a CDS encoding zinc-dependent alcohol dehydrogenase family protein, whose amino-acid sequence is MRAYRLYAHAPIESHPLRLEEVSRPEPGPGQVRLRILACGVCHTDLHTVEGDIHPPHLPITIGHQVVGVVDALGEGVTQVQLGDRVGVPWFYDACGECEYCQRGQENLCPNARFTGFHVDGGYAEYMLAEARYVLPLPDSMDDLHAAPLLCAGIIGYRTIRQAEVQPGERVGLFGFGASAHIAIQVLRHWGCEVYVFTRSANHQRHAEELGAAWVGQPHEQAPQPLDRALIFAPAGVVVHYALHNLRRSGTVAINAIHMSPIPEMPYDLIYWEKTVRSVANATYQDGVDFLRLAAEIPVRTTVQAYPFEAANEALEDLKHSRVTGEAVLRIGEA
- a CDS encoding inositol-3-phosphate synthase, with amino-acid sequence MGDKKVRVAIIGVGNCASALVQGVHFYRNAREDEVVPGLMHVNLGGYHISDIEFTAAFDVVDTKVGKDLSEAVFAYPNNTYKFAEVPHMGVKVYRGMTHDGLGKYLQSVVRKAPGPTDDIVKILRDTGTDVVINFLPVGSEMATKWYVEQILDAGAAFVNGIPVFIASSEYWAKRFKEAGLPVIGDDIKSQVGATILHRALTTLFVDRGVRLDRTYQLNFGGNTDFLNMLERERLESKKISKTGAVTSTLPYETPKDNIHVGPSDYVPWLTDRKWAYIRLEGTTFGEVPLNVEVKLEVWDSPNSAGVMIDAIRCAKIAKDRGLAGPIIGPSAYFMKTPPKQFRDDVAREMTEAFIRGEEYPTA